The following coding sequences are from one Fibrobacter sp. window:
- a CDS encoding Crp/Fnr family transcriptional regulator yields MDASVLELLKGVELFSELSDDQLRLLGDLVEVQNFNRDETVVLEGDDSVQALYLIASGSVQVYMTGVDGRETILSFLERGDFFGEMSLIDGEPRSASVRTVSDSQLMIIYRDAFLSLIKQYPELAMSLLSEMSKRLRKANKQIGSLSTMSVSGRVAGTLLNLMEERGVRIHTDNGKMVTVIHNRPTQQQLADMSGTTRETVSRISSILVKAGAIAITGKDIVIFDEESLQEKAAKG; encoded by the coding sequence ATGGACGCATCTGTATTGGAACTGCTGAAAGGCGTAGAACTGTTCTCGGAACTGTCCGACGACCAGCTGAGGCTCCTGGGCGACCTGGTTGAGGTGCAGAACTTCAACCGCGACGAAACCGTAGTGCTGGAAGGCGACGACTCCGTCCAGGCGCTCTACCTCATCGCCTCGGGCTCCGTCCAAGTGTACATGACCGGCGTGGACGGCCGCGAAACCATCCTCAGCTTCCTCGAGCGCGGCGACTTCTTCGGCGAAATGTCCCTCATCGACGGCGAGCCCCGCTCCGCCTCGGTCCGCACCGTCAGCGACTCCCAGCTGATGATCATCTACCGCGACGCCTTCCTCTCGCTCATCAAGCAATACCCCGAACTCGCCATGTCGCTCCTCTCCGAAATGAGCAAGCGGCTCCGCAAGGCCAACAAGCAAATCGGCTCCCTCTCCACCATGTCGGTCAGCGGCCGCGTGGCCGGCACCCTGCTGAACCTCATGGAAGAACGCGGCGTGCGCATCCACACCGACAACGGCAAGATGGTCACCGTCATTCACAACCGTCCCACCCAGCAGCAGCTGGCGGACATGTCCGGCACCACCCGCGAAACCGTGAGCCGCATCAGTTCCATCCTGGTGAAAGCCGGCGCCATCGCCATCACGGGCAAGGACATCGTAATCTTTGACGAGGAGTCGCTACAGGAAAAAGCCGCCAAGGGATAA
- a CDS encoding adenylosuccinate synthase, translated as MANRVVIGSQWGDEGKAKVVDFLTLDADYIVRFQGGANAGHTVEVGDKKFVFHLIPSGIMHDDKICVIGNGVVLDPVQTLAEIADLHTKGINPEGRLFIADNAHVVLPYHSALDKAKEKKAGKAAIGTTGRGIGPCYSDKVNRIGVRVGDLMDERELRPRVEAMAKVHNEEFKVMYDVPEIDPEQVIKDYLELGQKIKPFVRDVSAMLYAAVKAGKRLVFEGAQGTILDVDQGTYPFVTSSNTVAGYASCGAGIGPTAIDQVVGVVKAYTTRVGNGPFPTELLDETGDTLRKIGNEYGATTGRNRRCGWFDAPVVRKAAVVNGLTHLAITKLDVLDTFDTIKICTHYECDGEKIENFPNQLSKVGRCVPVYEEMPGWKCDTTKCRKLEELPENARKYLNRMAELVGVKIGMISIGAKRDQSIIVDLD; from the coding sequence ATGGCAAATCGTGTTGTAATCGGTTCCCAGTGGGGTGACGAAGGCAAGGCCAAGGTAGTTGATTTTCTGACGCTGGACGCAGACTACATTGTGCGTTTCCAGGGCGGCGCAAACGCTGGCCACACCGTCGAAGTGGGCGACAAGAAGTTCGTGTTCCACCTGATTCCCTCCGGCATTATGCACGACGACAAGATTTGCGTCATCGGCAACGGCGTGGTGCTGGACCCGGTGCAGACCCTGGCCGAGATCGCCGACCTGCACACCAAGGGCATCAACCCCGAAGGCCGCCTGTTCATTGCCGATAACGCCCACGTGGTGCTGCCGTACCACTCCGCTCTCGACAAGGCCAAAGAAAAGAAGGCCGGCAAGGCCGCCATCGGCACCACGGGCCGTGGCATCGGCCCCTGCTACAGCGACAAGGTGAACCGCATCGGCGTCCGCGTGGGCGACCTGATGGACGAACGCGAACTGCGCCCCCGCGTCGAAGCCATGGCCAAGGTCCACAACGAAGAATTCAAGGTGATGTACGACGTTCCCGAAATCGACCCCGAACAGGTCATCAAGGACTACCTGGAACTGGGCCAGAAGATCAAGCCGTTCGTGCGCGACGTGAGCGCCATGCTCTATGCCGCCGTGAAGGCCGGCAAGCGCCTGGTGTTCGAAGGAGCCCAGGGCACCATCCTCGACGTGGACCAGGGAACCTACCCCTTCGTGACCTCCAGCAACACGGTGGCAGGCTACGCCAGCTGCGGCGCCGGCATCGGCCCCACGGCCATCGACCAGGTGGTAGGCGTGGTCAAGGCCTACACCACCCGCGTGGGTAACGGCCCCTTCCCGACAGAACTCTTGGACGAAACCGGCGACACCCTCCGCAAGATCGGCAACGAATACGGCGCCACCACGGGCCGCAACCGCCGCTGCGGTTGGTTCGACGCCCCGGTGGTCCGCAAGGCTGCAGTGGTGAACGGCCTCACGCACCTCGCCATCACCAAGCTCGACGTGCTGGACACCTTTGATACCATCAAGATTTGCACCCACTACGAATGCGACGGCGAAAAAATCGAAAACTTCCCGAACCAGCTTTCGAAGGTGGGCCGCTGCGTGCCGGTCTACGAAGAAATGCCCGGCTGGAAGTGCGACACCACCAAGTGCCGCAAGCTAGAAGAATTGCCCGAAAACGCCCGCAAGTACCTGAACCGCATGGCGGAACTGGTGGGCGTGAAAATCGGCATGATCTCCATCGGCGCCAAGCGCGACCAGAGCATCATCGTGGATTTGGACTAA
- a CDS encoding alpha/beta hydrolase, translating to MKKFRLDALGLFFVVAVLLHIGFANGVLKEERALDSGVKVPVSAHDVWQAYADGVDDVALGAPFRQYAMRTNVGGKEFRSTLVEFPFGSSVAVDSVEADSAGNGSVGSDSALTDVEEGAGVKSAQNAAGAKPARGIILYVHGYNDYYFQKEMAQKADSAGYAFFAIDLHYCGRSFAPGDRRGDLRNMREFFPELDFAVELARVITKERTGHAHSLPLVLIGHSQGGLLVSFYAESRPAEKFAALVLNSPFFDFNFNWLVRNVAIPVISELAMYLPDFSIGSSGNPNYAYAINRERYGEWQYNTEWKSEERPEQFLGWIRGVYRAQLELHKGFHINSPVLVLHGDCSENDDEWSENQMHCDGVLDVEHIEMWAPKVGTKVTTETVAGGLHDLYLSRKGVRDEAYAKTFNFIDESLRGLERADD from the coding sequence GTGAAAAAATTTAGACTTGACGCTCTCGGCCTGTTTTTTGTGGTGGCCGTTTTGCTCCACATCGGGTTTGCCAACGGGGTTTTGAAAGAGGAGCGAGCGCTTGATTCCGGCGTCAAGGTTCCGGTGAGCGCCCATGACGTGTGGCAGGCTTATGCGGACGGTGTTGACGACGTGGCGTTGGGTGCGCCTTTCCGTCAGTATGCGATGCGCACAAATGTGGGCGGAAAGGAATTCCGTTCGACTCTGGTGGAATTTCCTTTCGGGAGTTCGGTGGCGGTTGATTCCGTTGAGGCTGATTCCGCAGGAAATGGCAGTGTCGGGAGTGACTCCGCGTTGACCGATGTCGAGGAGGGTGCCGGTGTCAAGTCTGCGCAAAATGCGGCCGGTGCCAAGCCTGCGCGGGGGATAATCCTGTATGTGCATGGTTACAACGATTATTATTTCCAGAAGGAAATGGCTCAAAAGGCGGATTCGGCGGGCTATGCCTTTTTTGCGATAGACCTGCATTATTGCGGGCGTTCCTTTGCGCCTGGGGACCGTCGGGGTGACCTGCGGAACATGCGGGAGTTTTTTCCGGAGCTGGATTTTGCGGTGGAGCTTGCGCGGGTGATTACGAAGGAGCGTACAGGGCATGCGCATTCGCTGCCGCTGGTCTTGATAGGGCATTCCCAGGGCGGCTTGCTGGTGTCGTTTTATGCGGAGTCCCGTCCAGCCGAAAAGTTTGCGGCTCTCGTCTTGAACAGTCCTTTCTTTGATTTCAATTTCAACTGGCTTGTGCGCAATGTCGCGATTCCGGTCATTTCGGAGCTGGCCATGTACCTGCCCGACTTTTCGATTGGGTCCAGCGGGAATCCGAATTACGCTTACGCGATCAACAGGGAGCGTTATGGCGAGTGGCAATACAATACGGAGTGGAAAAGCGAAGAACGGCCGGAGCAGTTCTTGGGGTGGATACGCGGGGTATATAGGGCCCAGCTGGAATTGCACAAGGGATTTCATATAAATTCACCGGTGCTTGTGTTGCATGGGGACTGTAGCGAAAATGACGATGAATGGTCAGAGAACCAAATGCATTGCGATGGCGTGCTGGATGTGGAGCATATAGAGATGTGGGCTCCGAAAGTCGGGACGAAAGTAACGACGGAAACGGTGGCGGGCGGCTTGCACGACCTGTACCTTTCCCGCAAGGGCGTGCGCGACGAAGCCTACGCAAAGACGTTTAACTTTATAGACGAAAGCCTGCGTGGGTTAGAACGCGCCGACGATTAG
- a CDS encoding CatB-related O-acetyltransferase, whose product MPAKTPDPSVIQPIANVEALTFVKPAVKNPNIIVGDFTYIADKDFEQHVTHHYDFIGDKLIIGKFCQIAAGVEFVMNGANHQMNAATTYPFYIFGTWEQPAPAQSDLPLKGDTVIGNDVWIGQNVTILPGVHIGDGAIIGANSVVASDVEPYTIVAGNPAKLIRKRFDDELTALLLKFKWWDKPIDEINSLIPVLTCSDLKKVKAELKARLM is encoded by the coding sequence ATGCCAGCAAAGACTCCCGACCCAAGCGTCATCCAGCCTATCGCCAACGTGGAGGCATTGACCTTCGTCAAGCCCGCCGTCAAAAACCCAAACATCATTGTGGGCGATTTCACCTATATTGCCGACAAGGACTTTGAGCAGCACGTCACCCACCATTACGACTTTATCGGCGACAAGCTCATCATCGGCAAGTTCTGCCAGATTGCCGCCGGCGTGGAATTCGTGATGAACGGGGCGAACCACCAGATGAACGCGGCCACCACTTACCCCTTCTACATCTTCGGCACATGGGAGCAGCCCGCCCCGGCCCAGAGCGACCTTCCGCTCAAGGGCGATACCGTCATCGGAAATGACGTATGGATCGGGCAGAATGTGACGATTCTCCCAGGCGTCCACATCGGCGACGGAGCCATCATCGGGGCAAACTCCGTCGTAGCAAGCGACGTGGAGCCTTACACCATCGTGGCAGGGAACCCTGCCAAACTCATCCGCAAACGATTCGACGACGAACTTACCGCACTGCTGCTCAAGTTCAAGTGGTGGGACAAGCCCATCGACGAAATCAACAGTCTCATCCCCGTCCTCACTTGCAGCGACCTCAAAAAAGTGAAAGCCGAGCTCAAGGCCCGGCTTATGTAA
- a CDS encoding MoxR family ATPase, translating into MDIQELSEKVRQQSAFCMNLLREVEGTVIGQKALVESILTGILADGHVLLEGLPGLAKTTAVKAFADAVSLDFKRIQFTPDLLPADLLGTTIYNAKEAKFETRKGPLFTNLVLADEINRAPSKVQSALLEAMQERHITIGDETFKLDEPFLVLATQNPIEQEGTYPLPEAQVDRFLLKVKVSYPNKADEMKILDAVAGAGLRQPQAVATKEDILAARQLVKQVYVDERVREYIVNLVLATRDPGSIKRSDLVGFVEVGASPRASIGLAQASKAHAFIQGRAYVTPEDVKAVAMEVLRHRIILSYEAEAEEVSAETVVQKILDSVEVP; encoded by the coding sequence ATGGATATTCAGGAACTTTCGGAAAAGGTGCGCCAGCAGAGTGCTTTTTGCATGAATTTGCTGCGTGAAGTGGAAGGGACGGTGATTGGCCAGAAGGCTCTGGTGGAAAGCATTTTGACGGGTATCTTGGCCGACGGTCACGTGCTGCTGGAAGGCTTGCCGGGCCTTGCCAAGACGACTGCGGTGAAGGCTTTTGCCGATGCCGTGTCGCTGGATTTCAAGCGCATCCAGTTCACGCCTGACCTTTTGCCGGCCGACTTGCTGGGTACCACGATTTACAACGCGAAGGAAGCGAAGTTCGAGACCCGCAAGGGCCCGCTGTTTACGAACCTGGTGCTGGCCGATGAAATCAACCGTGCGCCGTCGAAGGTGCAGAGCGCTTTGCTCGAAGCTATGCAGGAACGCCACATCACCATCGGCGACGAGACGTTCAAGCTGGACGAGCCGTTCCTGGTGCTTGCCACGCAGAACCCCATCGAGCAGGAAGGTACGTATCCGCTGCCCGAAGCCCAGGTGGACCGTTTCCTGTTGAAGGTGAAGGTCAGCTACCCGAACAAGGCTGACGAAATGAAGATTCTCGACGCTGTCGCCGGTGCGGGGCTCCGTCAGCCGCAGGCCGTCGCCACGAAGGAAGATATTCTGGCCGCCCGCCAGCTGGTGAAGCAGGTGTACGTGGACGAACGCGTGCGCGAATACATCGTGAACCTGGTGCTTGCGACCCGCGATCCGGGCAGCATCAAGCGTAGCGACCTGGTGGGCTTTGTGGAAGTGGGCGCCTCGCCCCGTGCATCCATCGGCCTTGCCCAGGCTTCGAAGGCCCATGCGTTTATCCAGGGCCGCGCCTACGTGACGCCAGAAGACGTGAAGGCCGTCGCCATGGAAGTGCTCCGCCACCGCATTATCCTGAGCTACGAGGCCGAAGCGGAAGAAGTCTCCGCCGAGACCGTGGTGCAGAAGATTCTCGATTCTGTGGAAGTGCCGTAG
- a CDS encoding zeta toxin family protein has translation MSPTEHRPVLIVIAGPNGSGKTTITSKILRHEWMEDAVYINPDVVAQERFGDWNSPDAVLKAVKYCEALREDCLKQQKSLVFESVLSSDGKVEFIKRAKDLGYFIRVFFVATNHPSINAARIAKRVMQGGHDVPITKIISRYQKSIFNCKCISELVDRLYIYDNSVDGVDARLLFRKAEGKLIKQYSDDIPEWAKLVL, from the coding sequence ATGTCACCGACAGAACATCGACCTGTACTAATTGTTATTGCTGGACCGAATGGTTCGGGTAAGACAACCATTACTTCAAAAATTCTTCGTCATGAATGGATGGAAGATGCTGTCTATATTAATCCTGATGTTGTAGCACAGGAACGGTTTGGTGATTGGAATTCTCCGGATGCAGTCCTTAAAGCTGTAAAGTATTGTGAAGCGCTTCGTGAGGACTGTCTTAAACAGCAAAAGAGTCTTGTTTTTGAAAGTGTCCTTTCGTCGGATGGAAAAGTTGAATTTATCAAACGCGCTAAAGATTTGGGTTACTTTATTCGTGTTTTCTTTGTTGCAACGAACCATCCTTCTATTAACGCGGCAAGAATTGCCAAACGTGTGATGCAGGGCGGGCACGACGTTCCTATCACAAAAATTATTTCTCGATATCAGAAATCAATCTTCAACTGTAAGTGCATTTCGGAACTTGTCGATAGACTTTATATCTATGATAACTCCGTTGATGGAGTTGATGCTAGGTTGCTATTCCGTAAAGCGGAGGGCAAGCTCATAAAGCAGTATTCAGACGATATTCCCGAATGGGCAAAATTAGTGCTTTGA
- a CDS encoding TfoX/Sxy family protein, protein MPSSEKFRDHVLEQFNGKLVEGGFRVTTRKMMGEYILYADGKIFGGIYDDRLLVKPVPAAVEMLPGAKKQLPYDGAKPMLRVTSEQIEDGALLVRLLEAMLPELPAPAKAKKK, encoded by the coding sequence ATGCCGAGTTCTGAAAAATTCCGTGACCACGTTTTGGAACAGTTCAACGGAAAACTGGTTGAAGGTGGTTTCCGCGTGACCACCCGCAAGATGATGGGCGAATACATCCTCTATGCCGACGGGAAAATCTTCGGCGGGATTTACGATGACCGCCTGCTGGTGAAGCCCGTGCCCGCGGCCGTGGAAATGCTCCCCGGCGCAAAGAAGCAATTGCCCTACGATGGTGCAAAGCCCATGCTCCGCGTGACGAGCGAGCAGATTGAAGACGGCGCTTTGCTGGTTCGCTTGCTCGAAGCCATGTTGCCGGAACTGCCTGCCCCCGCGAAAGCCAAGAAGAAATAA
- a CDS encoding sigma-70 family RNA polymerase sigma factor encodes MHIDSTDTTLKRYLEDIRRTAPLSREEEQILFQKAKEGDKIARKRLISANMRFVLKVAIQYRGCPIPLPDLVSEGAMGLVRAIESFEHTRGLKFISYGVWWIKAYITRAINEQGNLIRLPANQHLRVRKALHEQSRGKEINEEIRELIQIGQRGVSFDSPLKADSKATYAEVLPDNGASNPEADSEIQSVESLARDLMEQLPEREAKVITGIFGINQEAPQTLREVGESMNISHERVRQLRDQALRRIRKYNSKEFLQEKKDAFLAAINK; translated from the coding sequence ATGCATATTGATTCAACAGATACAACCCTAAAAAGATACCTCGAAGACATTAGACGCACAGCCCCCCTCTCCCGCGAAGAAGAACAGATTCTTTTCCAGAAGGCGAAGGAAGGCGACAAGATTGCTAGAAAGAGACTGATTTCTGCCAATATGCGTTTCGTTTTGAAAGTGGCCATCCAGTACCGTGGCTGCCCGATTCCGCTGCCGGACCTGGTGAGCGAGGGTGCAATGGGCCTGGTGCGTGCCATCGAGTCCTTTGAACACACCCGCGGCCTCAAGTTCATCAGTTATGGCGTGTGGTGGATCAAGGCCTACATTACCCGCGCCATCAACGAGCAGGGTAACCTGATCCGCTTGCCGGCAAACCAGCACCTGCGCGTGCGCAAGGCCCTGCACGAACAGAGCCGCGGTAAAGAGATTAACGAAGAGATTCGCGAACTTATCCAAATCGGTCAGCGCGGCGTGTCCTTCGATAGCCCCCTGAAGGCGGACTCCAAGGCCACATACGCCGAAGTGCTCCCCGACAATGGAGCGTCCAATCCCGAGGCCGATTCCGAAATCCAGAGTGTAGAAAGCCTTGCCCGCGACCTGATGGAACAGCTCCCGGAGCGCGAAGCGAAGGTCATTACCGGCATTTTCGGTATCAACCAGGAAGCTCCCCAGACGCTTCGCGAAGTGGGCGAGTCCATGAACATTTCCCACGAACGTGTCCGTCAGTTGCGCGACCAGGCGCTTCGCCGTATCCGCAAGTACAACAGCAAGGAATTCCTGCAAGAAAAGAAAGACGCGTTCTTGGCAGCGATTAATAAGTAA
- a CDS encoding class I SAM-dependent methyltransferase: MTVKEPDQSVWNRFWKQKNDMDKVYPSSPSVLNTIKKNFKLEGLKVLEVGAGTGRDSAELARLGADVYVLDFAENSLKIVDGLRAKDNLYDNLKLIRGDAFKAPFPDNTFDLVFHQGLAEHFKDSLPLIKENFRILKHGGHCLCDVPQTVHPYTIIKHILIAMDKWFAGWEKQFTMPQLKKLMTDAGFECVYEYGDWMRPNLYYRILREIGFKVGVELPKYPLQGTAYQKAKDKILDSLETNPIMHYTQLCIGVLGKKP; the protein is encoded by the coding sequence ATGACAGTAAAAGAACCAGACCAGTCCGTATGGAACCGTTTTTGGAAACAGAAAAACGACATGGACAAGGTGTATCCTTCGTCTCCGTCGGTGCTGAATACCATCAAGAAGAATTTCAAACTCGAAGGACTCAAGGTGCTGGAAGTTGGTGCCGGCACCGGACGTGACAGTGCCGAGCTTGCCCGCCTGGGCGCCGACGTGTACGTGCTGGATTTTGCCGAGAACAGCTTGAAGATTGTAGATGGCCTGCGGGCAAAAGACAATCTGTACGACAACTTGAAACTTATCCGTGGCGACGCCTTCAAGGCGCCTTTCCCCGACAACACCTTCGACCTGGTTTTCCATCAAGGGCTAGCGGAACATTTCAAGGATTCTCTCCCGCTCATCAAGGAAAACTTCCGCATCTTAAAGCACGGCGGGCACTGCCTCTGCGACGTACCGCAAACAGTGCACCCCTACACCATCATCAAGCATATCTTGATTGCCATGGACAAGTGGTTCGCCGGTTGGGAAAAGCAGTTCACCATGCCCCAGCTGAAAAAGCTCATGACCGATGCCGGTTTTGAATGCGTCTATGAGTACGGCGACTGGATGCGCCCGAACCTCTATTACCGAATTCTTCGCGAAATCGGTTTCAAGGTAGGCGTGGAGTTGCCCAAGTATCCGCTGCAGGGAACAGCATACCAGAAAGCGAAAGATAAAATTCTGGATTCTCTGGAAACAAACCCGATCATGCACTATACCCAGCTGTGCATAGGAGTCCTGGGCAAAAAGCCCTAG
- a CDS encoding glycosyltransferase family 4 protein: MNILVVNYRDRLHPAAGGAEKHLHRIFSQLVDAGHKVVLFTTAFAGCKSRETVDGIEVVRKGGDMLFQLTVAMNIRKLDREFNFDVVVEDLNKLPLYTPFWIKKPVVVQMHHLWRSSIFHEAFFPVAAVVWAFERTIPWFYRKQPFIVVSPSTRRELKEIGIDGKRISVIYNGSDSKGAPDPSTEVPPLEAEGLPYFLWLSRVHRYKGIWTALEAFEKFAWKHPDIKLLVAGDGPLLKKIPAWLKQRNLENRVVLLGYVSPSKKQQLLRHAVALLQTSFKEGWGLTVVEAAKLGTTTIASDVPGLRDSVKNGETGLLFPMGDAHTCTMEMERLYGDDELRSRLSQEARVYADEFRWDTAADLTFNLLQDTVIRHRVAEGGPDE, translated from the coding sequence ATGAATATCCTTGTGGTCAATTACCGCGACCGGCTGCACCCTGCCGCAGGGGGCGCCGAAAAGCACCTGCACCGTATCTTTTCACAACTGGTAGATGCGGGCCACAAGGTCGTACTTTTTACGACGGCATTTGCTGGCTGCAAAAGTCGTGAAACCGTCGATGGAATCGAAGTCGTCCGCAAAGGTGGCGACATGCTGTTCCAGCTTACCGTCGCCATGAACATCCGTAAGCTGGACCGGGAATTCAATTTTGACGTGGTGGTAGAAGACTTGAACAAGCTTCCGCTATATACGCCGTTCTGGATTAAAAAGCCGGTGGTGGTGCAGATGCACCATCTGTGGCGCAGCTCCATTTTCCACGAGGCGTTTTTCCCGGTAGCGGCCGTGGTATGGGCCTTTGAACGGACCATCCCCTGGTTCTACCGCAAGCAGCCGTTTATCGTGGTAAGTCCGAGTACCAGGCGCGAGCTCAAGGAAATCGGAATTGACGGCAAGCGCATTTCTGTAATTTACAACGGCTCCGACAGCAAAGGCGCTCCCGATCCATCAACAGAAGTGCCGCCATTAGAAGCCGAGGGTCTGCCCTACTTCTTGTGGCTTTCCCGTGTTCACCGCTACAAGGGAATCTGGACGGCGCTGGAGGCCTTTGAAAAATTTGCGTGGAAGCACCCGGACATCAAGCTTTTGGTGGCCGGAGACGGACCGCTCCTGAAAAAGATCCCCGCCTGGCTAAAACAGCGCAATCTTGAAAATCGCGTGGTGCTTCTGGGATATGTCAGTCCTTCCAAGAAACAGCAGCTGCTTCGTCACGCCGTGGCACTGTTGCAGACGAGCTTCAAGGAGGGCTGGGGTCTTACCGTCGTAGAAGCGGCAAAGCTTGGCACTACCACTATTGCAAGCGATGTGCCGGGACTTCGCGACAGCGTCAAGAACGGCGAAACCGGTCTTTTGTTCCCCATGGGAGATGCCCACACCTGCACCATGGAAATGGAACGCCTTTATGGCGACGACGAACTGCGCTCCAGGCTTTCGCAAGAGGCACGTGTCTATGCCGACGAATTCCGCTGGGATACCGCTGCCGACCTGACGTTCAACCTGCTGCAAGATACCGTCATCCGTCATCGGGTGGCCGAAGGGGGACCCGATGAATAG
- a CDS encoding flippase-like domain-containing protein, producing the protein MNSRLKSSLIFLLKLVVTIVPAYFVCRNIVMDPEWSVDDLYQLFDAKSLWPLLAAILCLAASNFTACLQWKLLLEKQNVNLKYGHLLKLYYVGLFFNNFMPGNVGGDAKKIYDIRMQGGQDTVGAGLTATFFDRLFGLFFITLFALAVGLLFFMHDEAQRAFMWPSLWIFLGFCALFASLFSRRLGRLLCKILEKIFPAKINSRLIHMFERFQQFRSTKLWARISGLSAVTQALRILVHFFCGIAVGVELSISWYFYYIPLVAIVSALPISIGGFGPRELLAQSLFARAGVPGLESVVIQLLAYFVSLLLSLFGGFAFLLGGHPNVSDKETT; encoded by the coding sequence ATGAATAGCCGTCTGAAGTCTTCCCTGATTTTTTTGCTGAAGTTGGTGGTGACCATCGTCCCTGCATATTTTGTCTGCAGGAACATCGTGATGGACCCGGAGTGGAGCGTAGATGACCTTTACCAGCTTTTCGATGCCAAGAGCCTCTGGCCCTTGCTTGCGGCCATCCTTTGCCTTGCGGCGTCCAACTTTACGGCATGCCTCCAGTGGAAACTCCTGCTAGAAAAGCAGAACGTGAATCTCAAGTACGGCCACTTGCTGAAGCTTTACTACGTGGGTCTCTTCTTCAACAACTTTATGCCCGGAAACGTAGGCGGCGACGCCAAGAAAATTTACGATATCCGCATGCAGGGCGGTCAAGACACCGTAGGCGCCGGACTCACCGCCACTTTCTTCGACAGGCTTTTCGGACTTTTCTTCATTACCCTATTCGCCCTGGCGGTTGGTCTCCTGTTCTTTATGCACGACGAGGCCCAGCGGGCATTCATGTGGCCGTCGCTCTGGATCTTTTTGGGATTCTGCGCCCTGTTCGCCTCCCTGTTCAGCCGTAGGCTGGGCAGGCTCCTGTGCAAAATCCTGGAAAAGATTTTCCCCGCCAAAATCAATAGCCGGCTAATCCACATGTTCGAGCGATTCCAGCAGTTCCGCTCGACAAAACTGTGGGCCCGCATCAGTGGACTTTCGGCAGTGACACAGGCCCTCCGCATACTGGTGCACTTCTTCTGCGGTATCGCCGTCGGCGTGGAACTTTCTATCTCCTGGTATTTCTACTACATCCCGCTGGTCGCTATCGTAAGCGCCCTGCCTATTTCTATCGGCGGGTTTGGCCCTAGGGAACTGCTCGCCCAGTCCCTGTTTGCCCGCGCCGGAGTGCCCGGTCTCGAATCGGTGGTAATCCAGCTGCTGGCTTATTTTGTAAGTTTGTTGTTGAGTCTGTTCGGAGGCTTCGCCTTTTTGCTGGGCGGTCACCCGAATGTTTCGGACAAGGAAACCACCTAG